A genomic region of Vitis vinifera cultivar Pinot Noir 40024 chromosome 7, ASM3070453v1 contains the following coding sequences:
- the LOC100264747 gene encoding ent-copalyl diphosphate synthase 1, which translates to MSSQSTILFLYPFPKCPQTPPSLSSQKHAGGVPPFKPKDKWVNGNLNVKCKAILKPQTQEINDRVDVFQNGAPEVKKLHEIVEDDIEKELPVKGYGSIEIKKHVDTVRSMLSSMEDGEISKSAYDTAWVALVKDINGTDTPQFPSSLLWIANNQLEDGSWGDVHFFSPYDRILNTLACVIALKSWNIHPEKFEKGMSFIRENICKLEKEKAEHMPIGFEVAFPSLLEIAEDMGIEVPDDSPVLQEIYAQRDLKLKKIPKDIMHRVPTTLLFSLEGMPGLDWEMLLNLQFQDGSFLFSPSSTAYALMHTKDEKCLTYLNKVVERFNGGVPNVYPVDMFERMWGVDRLQRLGISRYFEPEIKVCMNYVYRYWNKNGIGPTRNTRVSDVDDTSMGFRLLRLHGYDVSPDVFKQFEKGDEFVCFPGQSSQAITGLFNLFRASQFLLPGEKILENARKFCSKFLREKQTCNQLEDKWIIAKDLAGEVGYALDIPWYASLPRVETRFYVEQYGGGDDIWIGKTLYRMYHVNNDIYSELAKLDFNNCQELHQLEWDRIQEWWTHSNLQEFGLSRETLLLAYFLAAASIFEPERSVERVAWAKAAVLVEAVASYFNKETCIKQRRAFLLKFGYSASGGRYRKINGSSNLSKTGEELAGLLLTTLNQLSLDAQELHGSDIHQLLHRTWEMWLTKNLAEEDGCQGEAEVLVDVINLCSGRSITEELLNHPLYKHLLHLTNGVSHQLSPFYQHKAHIGSYNPEKESDVSSKVEPDMQELAQLVLQNSTEDIDPVIKRTFLMVAKSFYYAAYCDPATIDSHIAKVLFERVV; encoded by the exons atgtCTTCTCAGTCCACCATACTCTTTCTGTACCCATTTCCAAAGTGTCCGCAAACTCCACCATCTCTTTCTTCACAAAAACATGCTGGTG GAGTTCCACCCTTCAAGCCCAAAGACAAATGGGTTAACGGTAATTTAAATGTCAAGTGCAAGGCTATATTGAAACCCCAGACTCAAG AAATTAATGATCGAGTGGATGTGTTTCAAAATGGCGCTCCAGAGGTAAAAAAGTTGCATGAGATTGTGGAGGATGACATAGAGAAGGAGTTACCTGTTAAG GGTTATGGGTCAATCGAGATTAAGAAACATGTCGATACTGTCAGATCGATGTTGAGCTCCATGGAGGATGGAGAGATAAGCAAATCGGCTTATGACACTGCATGGGTGGCTCTTGTGAAGGATATTAATGGAACTGATACACCTCAGTTTCCATCTAGCCTTCTGTGGATTGCCAACAATCAGCTCGAGGATGGATCATGGGGCGATGTCCACTTCTTCTCCCCTTACGATAGAATACTGAACACGTTGGCATGTGTCATCGCATTGAAATCGTGGAATATTCATCCAGAAAAATTCGAAAAAG GCATGTCATTCATCAGAGAGAACATATGCAAACTTGAAAAAGAGAAGGCTGAGCACATGCCCATTGGATTCGAAGTAGCTTTTCCTTCACTCCTTGAAATAGCTGAGGACATGGGCATTGAAGTTCCTGACGATTCACCTGTCTTGCAAGAGATCTATGCTCAGAGAGATCTAAAGCTCAAAAA GATACCAAAGGACATCATGCATAGGGTGCCCACAACACTGCTCTTCAGCCTGGAAGGAATGCCAGGCCTGGACTGGGAAATGCTTCTAAACCTACAGTTCCAAGATGGgtcctttttgttttctccatCTTCCACTGCCTATGCACTCATGCACACCAAAGATGAGAAATGTTTGACATATCTAAATAAGGTTGTTGAGAGATTCAATGGGGGAG TCCCCAATGTTTACCCGGTTGATATGTTCGAGCGCATGTGGGGTGTTGATCGGCTGCAGCGCCTTGGAATATCCCGATATTTTGAGCCAGAAATCAAAGTGTGTATGAACTATGTATACAG ATATTGGAACAAAAATGGAATAGGCCCGACAAGAAATACTCGGGTTAGTGATGTTGATGACACATCAATGGGCTTTAGGCTTCTAAGATTACATGGCTACGATGTTTCTCCAG ATGTGTTCAAGCAGTTTGAGAAGGGTGATGAGTTTGTCTGCTTCCCAGGGCAGTCATCCCAGGCCATTACCGGGTTGTTTAACCTCTTTCGTGCTTCCCAGTTTCTGCTCCCCGGAGAAAAGATTCTTGAGAACGCCAGGAAGTTTTGTTCCAAGTTTCTCAGAGAAAAACAAACTTGTAATCAGCTCGAAGATAAGTGGATAATAGCAAAGGATTTGGCTGGTGAG GTTGGGTATGCTCTGGACATTCCATGGTATGCCAGCTTGCCACGCGTGGAGACAAGATTTTACGTTGAACAGTATGGAGGTGGAGATGACATATGGATTGGCAAGACTTTATACAG GATGTACCATGTTAACAATGATATCTATTCTGAGCTTGCAAAGCTGGATTTCAACAACTGCCAAGAATTGCATCAGCTTGAATGGGACAGGATTCAGGA GTGGTGGACGCACAGCAATCTTCAAGAGTTCGGGCTCAGCAGAGAAACCCTCCTCCTGGCTTATTTTCTCGCAGCAGCCAGTATATTTGAACCAGAAAGGTCGGTAGAGAGGGTGGCGTGGGCTAAAGCTGCCGTCCTGGTAGAGGCAGTTGCATCTTATTTCAACAAGGAAACATGTATTAAGCAGAGGAGAGCCTTCCTTCTTAAATTCGGGTACAGTGCAAGTGGAGGACGCTACAGGAAGATTAATGGAAG TTCTAATCTGAGCAAGACTGGAGAGGAGCTCGCGGGGTTATTACTCACTACCTTAAACCAGCTCTCATTGGATGCACAGGAGCTGCATGGCTCGGACATACATCAGCTTTTACATCGTACT tGGGAAATGTGGTTGACAAAGAACTTGGCAGAAGAAGATGGATGCCAAGGAGAAGCGGAGGTCCTGGTGGATGTGATAAACCTTTGCTCTGGCCGTTCAATCACGGAAGAGCTGTTGAACCATCCTCTTTATAAGCATCTCTTACACCTCACCAATGGTGTCTCTCACCAACTTAGTCCATTTTACCAGCACAAG GCACATATTGGAAGCTATAATCCTGAAAAAGAAAGTGATGTTAGTTCTAAAGTAGAACCGGACATGCAAGAACTTGCACAGTTGGTGCTCCAAAACTCCACTGAGGACATAGATCCCGTGATCAAGAGAACATTTCTAATGGTAGCCAAAAGTTTCTACTATGCTGCCTACTGTGATCCTGCAACTATTGACTCTCATATTGCTAAAGTACTTTTCGAGAGAGTAGTTTGA